Proteins encoded together in one Benincasa hispida cultivar B227 chromosome 1, ASM972705v1, whole genome shotgun sequence window:
- the LOC120089005 gene encoding G-type lectin S-receptor-like serine/threonine-protein kinase SD2-5, which produces MGFFKITSFLFFFLIQASIGIVKSHKIDQINPGFRASALEFNHTNGVFLVSKSSIFALGFNAGANDNTFSLGITHIFSSRVIWTANRDFLVNDSAFFVFNETGNVYLDVSDKNQNPIWSTETAHDGVVSMQLLDSGNLVLKNKNGSFIWQSFHFPTDTLLPGQVFWEGLKLKSYPIDNGLSNFLEFKQGDLVLSAGYQNPQNYWALSNDSRKIQRATAGGIGYVLFAILESNYWNFYGKKGELLWGFKFFWQSNWKDRWVSVLNTDGSISFLNLENGKLAEPEPIRIPAETCGIPEPCDPLFICYSDNHCQCPATILDKKFNCKLPTIHCNGSSNSTELLYLGENLNYFALRFSTPLFNSDLSSCKMACSRNCSCNVMFYEPVSRNCYFYDEIGSLQRLEGSSGGYISYVKTKLPIDGDNSKTIQSPNRRKHIVLMSILLAAMTLGFMGLLCFLFYRRKMKELLSSIEDATEEDKYLNEISGAPIRYSYRQLRRATRNFSTKIGDGGFGSVYLGKMGDGSRLAVKKLERIGQGGKEFRAEVSLIGGIHHVNLVKLKGFCSESLHRLLVYEYMSNGSLDKWIFNRKEDALWLDWDTRFNIALGTGRALAYLHQECESKIIHCDIKPENVLLDHNFTPKLSDFGMAKLMDKQHTSIFTQLRGTRGYVAPEWITTLAISDKSDVYSYGMLLLEIIAGRKSYDADQPPEMAHLPSYAARMVAEQKGFRVLDPRVAAEAEGDWRVEMPPCTAEMGASFWWSSGGLGLGVNLNGWFSEVRLSDVRLSGPR; this is translated from the exons ATGGGTTTTTTCAAGATTACAagtttcctcttcttcttcctcatccaAGCAAGCATTGGAATTGTCAAATCCCATAAGATCGACCAGATCAATCCAGGCTTCAGAGCTTCTGCATTAGAATTCAACCATACAAATGGAGTTTTCCTCGTATCAAAGAGCTCCATTTTTGCTCTCGGCTTCAACGCCGGTGCCAACGACAACACATTCTCACTCGGAATCACACACATTTTCAGTTCAAGAGTAATTTGGACAGCGAACAGAGATTTTCTGGTCAACGACTCTGCCTTTTTCGTGTTCAATGAAACAGGAAACGTTTATCTGGATGTTTCCGACAAGAATCAGAATCCGATTTGGTCGACTGAGACGGCCCATGATGGTGTCGTTTCAATGCAGCTGTTGGATTCTGGGAATTTGGTTTTGAAGAACAAAAATGGAAGTTTTATTTGGCAGAGCTTCCATTTTCCGACCGACACCCTTTTGCCCGGCCAGGTCTTTTGGGAAGGATTGAAGCTCAAAAGTTACCCAATTGACAACGGTCTCTCGAATTTTTTAGAATTCAAACAGGGCGATTTGGTTCTTTCCGCTGGTTATCAGAACCCCCAAAATTATTGGGCTCTGTCAAATGATAGCCGGAAAATTCAGAGGGCCACCGCCGGTGGCATTGGGTATGTTCTGTTTGCGATTTTGGAGTCGAATTATTGGAATTTCTACGGCAAGAAAGGGGAATTGTTATGGGGTTTCAAATTTTTCTGGCAATCGAATTGGAAAGACAGATGGGTTTCTGTTTTAAACACCGATGGATCTATTTCCTTTCTCAATTTGGAAAACGGAAAATTAGCAGAGCCGGAGCCAATTCGAATTCCAGCAGAAACTTGCGGCATTCCAGAGCCTTGTGATCCTCTTTTCATCTGTTACTCCGATAATCATTGCCAATGCCCTGCGACGATTCTCGACAAAAAATTCAACTGTAAACTCCCTACAATTCACTGTAATGGCAGTTCCAATTCTACCGAGCTTCTGTATTTGGGGGAAAATCTTAATTATTTCGCTCTTCGTTTCTCAACGCCTTTGTTCAACTCCGATTTGAGCTCCTGCAAAATGGCTTGCTCCCGTAATTGCTCTTGTAATGTGATGTTCTACGAACCAGTTTCGAGAAATTGTTACTTCTACGACGAAATTGGAAGTTTACAGCGATTAGAAGGGAGCTCTGGTGGGTACATTTCTTATGTGAAAACGAAGCTCCCCATCGATGGGGACAACAGCAAAACGATCCAATCTCCAAACAGAAGAAAACATATTGTACTTATGAGTATTCTTTTGGCAGCAATGACTCTGGGCTTCATGGGGTTgctctgttttttattttaccgcCGGAAAATGAAGGAATTGTTAAGCTCTATTGAGGACGCAACAGAGGAAGATAAGTATCTTAACGAAATCTCTGGTGCGCCAATACGGTACAGCTACCGGCAGCTCCGGCGAGCAACGAGGAATTTCTCAACGAAAATCGGGGACGGTGGATTCGGGTCGGTTTATTTGGGAAAGATGGGAGATGGGTCGAGATTGGCAGTGAAGAAATTGGAGAGAATTGGACAAGGAGGGAAAGAGTTTCGAGCAGAGGTGAGTTTGATCGGCGGGATTCACCATGTGAATCTGGTGAAGCTCAAGGGGTTCTGTTCGGAAAGTCTCCATAGGCTTCTGGTTTATGAGTATATGAGCAATGGATCATTGGATAAGTGGATTTTCAATAGGAAAGAAGATGCTCTGTGGTTGGATTGGGACACAAGATTCAACATCGCATTGG GTACAGGGAGGGCGTTAGCGTACCTGCATCAAGAATGCGAATCAAAGATAATCCACTGCGACATAAAGCCTGAGAACGTCCTTTTGGATCACAATTTCACTCCCAAACTCTCCGATTTCGGAATGGCCAAATTAATGGACAAACAACACACCTCCATCTTCACTCAGCTTCGCGGAACCAGAGGCTACGTCGCGCCGGAGTGGATAACAACCCTCGCCATCTCCGACAAGAGCGATGTCTACAGCTACGGCATGCTTCTTCTCGAGATCATCGCCGGCAGGAAGAGCTACGACGCCGATCAACCGCCGGAGATGGCGCATCTCCCGTCCTACGCGGCCAGGATGGTGGCGGAGCAGAAGGGGTTTCGGGTGTTGGACCCGAGAGTGGCGGCAGAGGCCGAGGGGGATTGGCGGGTGGAGATGCCGCCGTGTACGGCAGAGATGGGGGCAAGTTTCTGGTGGAGTAGTGGTGGATTGGGGTTGGGGGTGAACTTGAATGGATGGTTTAGTGAAGTGAGGTTGTCTGATGTTCGATTGTCGGGACCTAGATAA
- the LOC120069221 gene encoding EPIDERMAL PATTERNING FACTOR-like protein 8, which translates to MASPRSVLKLVIAIAVVFSLLLPLPTSSALGDIESLQKKMVLGSKPPRCVGKCLNCRPCTAALVVPEHRERKGFEANLDRREEDDSYYLLHWKCKCGNKLYQP; encoded by the exons ATGGCTTCCCCAAGAAGTGTTCTGAAACTCGTCATCGCCATCGCCGTCGTATTTTCCCTCTTGCTCCCTCTTCCCACATCATCAG CTCTGGGAGACATTGAGAGTTTGCAAAAGAAGATGGTGCTGGGATCGAAACCGCCGCGATGCGTTGGAAAGTGCTTGAATTGTCGGCCTTGCACGGCGGCGTTGGTGGTGCCGGAGCACCGTGAAAGGAAGGGATTTGAAGCAAACTTGGATCGTAGAGAAGAAGATGATAGCTATTATCTTCTGCATTGGAAATGTAAATGTGGGAATAAGCTTTATCAGCCATGA
- the LOC120087106 gene encoding 26.5 kDa heat shock protein, mitochondrial: MALTRLALKNLQQRAALVSSPADALLPRRTEALIRRLCDQSSEVNPKEITVKDEDRNPKIVPKRESKKWAPWRKNGGEFHLGNSLMQAAENLNRVLKSLNLSRPWWVSGGRVKEQEDWYKLRVEMPGIAKEEVKVTVEGRILNIRGEHREEEEEEEEFAESYGYYESTVMLPEDAVADEIKAELKDGVLTITIPRAEKPSKDVKEITVV, from the coding sequence ATGGCCTTGACCCGTTTGGCTCTGAAGAATTTGCAGCAAAGGGCGGCCCTTGTTTCCTCTCCTGCTGATGCTCTTCTCCCCAGGCGAACCGAAGCCCTGATCAGAAGGTTGTGTGATCAGAGCTCAGAAGTCAATCCCAAAGAGATCACCGTTAAAGATGAAGACAGAAACCCCAAAATAGTCCCGAAAAGGGAAAGCAAGAAGTGGGCACCATGGAGGAAGAATGGGGGAGAGTTTCATCTGGGAAATTCACTGATGCAAGCGGCAGAGAACTTAAACAGAGTATTGAAAAGCTTGAATTTGAGCCGTCCATGGTGGGTCTCCGGTGGCCGTGTGAAAGAGCAAGAAGATTGGTACAAACTGCGAGTAGAGATGCCTGGGATTGCTAAGGAAGAAGTGAAGGTGACAGTGGAGGGTCGGATTCTGAACATCAGAGGAGAGCACagggaagaagaggaagaagaagaagaatttgcAGAGAGTTATGGTTACTATGAAAGCACGGTGATGCTGCCGGAAGATGCGGTGGCGGATGAGATCAAGGCGGAGTTGAAAGATGGGGTTTTGACGATCACCATTCCTAGGGCTGAGAAGCCGTCAAAGGATGTTAAAGAGATCACTGTCGTGTGA